One window of the Parasphingopyxis algicola genome contains the following:
- the gspF gene encoding type II secretion system inner membrane protein GspF, producing MPSFDYLALDTAGREKRGTVDGETLEAARARLDARRLYVVRIAPGTGGPRKAAANDTAPLLSRSIELRNHLSAKELTLFTRQLSTLVDVSPLEEALRTIALQAEKQRVRRVLETVHAGVVEGQRLARAMEREEKSFPPLYRAMIAAGEGSGALPSILARLADLQERQAEVRGKVLTALAYPIMLTIVAIAVVFALMIFVVPQVVEQFDSVGQQLPLLTRIVIGLSNFLANWWWALLLVLALAGFSLWRALQNPDFRLRFDRRLLRLPILGRLIRDLHAARMARTLATMIGSRLPVLEGLTLTAKTVRNAAQRQASEEVAEAVRQGGSLSAALRKADIFPPLLVYMASSGEASGQLDVMLERAADYLEREFDAFTSAMLSLLEPAIIIVMGVIVTLIVLAILLPILQLNTLAVA from the coding sequence ATGCCTAGCTTCGATTATCTTGCCCTCGATACGGCGGGCCGCGAGAAACGCGGCACGGTCGATGGCGAGACGCTCGAAGCGGCGCGTGCGCGGCTCGATGCGCGGCGGCTCTATGTCGTCCGGATCGCGCCGGGCACGGGTGGACCACGAAAGGCGGCGGCCAACGATACCGCGCCGCTGCTCAGCCGCTCGATCGAACTGCGCAACCATCTGTCGGCGAAGGAACTGACGCTCTTCACCCGGCAGCTGTCGACCCTGGTCGATGTCAGCCCGCTCGAAGAAGCGCTGCGGACGATCGCGCTGCAGGCGGAAAAGCAGCGCGTGCGCCGCGTGCTCGAAACCGTCCATGCCGGGGTCGTCGAGGGCCAGCGGCTGGCGCGCGCGATGGAACGCGAGGAGAAGAGCTTCCCCCCACTGTACCGCGCGATGATTGCAGCAGGTGAGGGGTCGGGAGCGCTGCCGAGCATCCTCGCCCGGCTCGCCGATCTGCAGGAGCGCCAGGCCGAAGTCCGCGGAAAAGTGCTGACCGCGCTCGCCTATCCGATCATGCTGACCATCGTCGCCATCGCCGTCGTTTTCGCCCTGATGATCTTCGTCGTGCCCCAGGTGGTGGAACAGTTCGACAGCGTCGGGCAGCAATTGCCGCTGCTGACGCGGATCGTGATCGGCCTCTCGAACTTTCTCGCCAATTGGTGGTGGGCGCTGTTGCTGGTTCTCGCACTCGCCGGTTTCAGCCTGTGGCGCGCGCTGCAAAATCCCGATTTCCGTTTGCGCTTCGACCGGCGCCTGCTGCGCCTGCCGATACTCGGGCGGCTGATCCGCGATCTCCATGCCGCGCGGATGGCGCGGACGCTGGCGACGATGATCGGCAGCCGGTTACCGGTGCTCGAGGGGCTGACCCTGACCGCCAAGACGGTGCGCAACGCCGCGCAGCGCCAAGCGTCCGAAGAGGTCGCCGAGGCCGTGCGTCAGGGTGGCAGCCTCTCGGCGGCGCTGCGCAAGGCCGATATCTTCCCGCCGCTTCTCGTCTATATGGCGTCGAGCGGCGAGGCGTCCGGGCAGCTGGACGTGATGCTCGAACGCGCCGCCGACTATCTCGAACGCGAATTCGACGCCTTCACCTCCGCCATGCTCTCGCTGCTCGAGCCGGCGATCATCATCGTTATGGGAGTGATCGTCACCTTGATCGTGCTCGCGATCCTGCTGCCCATTCTCCAGCTCAACACTTTAGCCGTCGCATAG
- the gspG gene encoding type II secretion system major pseudopilin GspG, which yields MSLIRLLYRQLEKERSDEEGFTLTELMVVLVIIGLLATVVVINVLPAADQANATKVRADISTLESALEQYRLDNMTYPRSEQGLQALVTPPGDLAQPQRYRRGGYIRRLPNDPWGNPYQYTMPGAQSGGPYDIFTYGADGQLGGEAENADIGNWQ from the coding sequence ATGTCGCTTATTCGCCTCCTGTACCGCCAGCTCGAAAAAGAGCGCTCCGACGAGGAAGGCTTTACGCTGACCGAGCTGATGGTCGTGCTCGTCATCATCGGCCTGCTCGCCACCGTCGTGGTCATCAACGTGCTGCCGGCCGCCGATCAAGCGAACGCCACCAAGGTGCGCGCCGATATCAGCACGCTTGAATCCGCGCTCGAACAGTATCGGCTCGACAATATGACCTATCCGCGCAGCGAGCAGGGGCTGCAGGCGCTGGTGACGCCCCCGGGCGATCTCGCACAGCCGCAGCGCTATCGCCGCGGCGGCTATATCCGCCGCCTGCCCAACGATCCCTGGGGCAATCCCTATCAGTATACGATGCCGGGCGCGCAGAGCGGCGGCCCCTACGACATCTTCACCTATGGCGCCGACGGCCAATTGGGCGGCGAGGCGGAAAATGCAGATATCGGCAACTGGCAGTGA
- a CDS encoding GspH/FimT family pseudopilin, which translates to MVGLARERGFTLTELMVVLVILGILASAIVFVMPDPRGRLIDESEAFAARAHAAQEAAIVEMRDTALWVSPAGYGFERHDGEGWTPMGRPPFEDRQWPADTAVTIAQQDGERTRIVFDATGLNDPLDVTLARDESRVSVAIGADGTIRVDG; encoded by the coding sequence ATGGTAGGGTTGGCCCGGGAGCGGGGCTTCACGCTGACCGAATTGATGGTCGTGCTCGTGATCCTGGGTATATTGGCGTCCGCCATCGTTTTCGTCATGCCCGACCCGCGCGGCCGCCTTATCGACGAGAGCGAGGCCTTCGCCGCGCGCGCCCATGCGGCGCAGGAAGCGGCTATCGTCGAGATGCGGGACACGGCACTCTGGGTGTCGCCGGCCGGCTACGGTTTCGAGCGGCACGACGGCGAGGGTTGGACGCCGATGGGCAGGCCGCCTTTCGAGGACCGGCAATGGCCGGCGGACACTGCGGTGACAATCGCGCAGCAGGACGGCGAGCGGACCCGGATCGTGTTCGACGCCACCGGTCTCAACGATCCGCTGGACGTGACCTTGGCGCGCGACGAGAGCCGCGTCAGCGTCGCCATCGGGGCGGACGGGACGATCCGGGTCGATGGTTAA
- the gspI gene encoding type II secretion system minor pseudopilin GspI, which yields MSDEAGFTLLEILVALAVFSIAALALLNLETVTVSNTNRIADRTFGQIVARNVAVETLTDPAPPAIGTATGEEVNGGRIWQWTRITGPSPEARILQIEIAVVDEAGDRAADLTIFRFAAQ from the coding sequence TTGTCCGACGAAGCGGGCTTCACCCTGCTCGAAATTCTGGTGGCGCTCGCCGTGTTCAGCATTGCGGCGCTCGCTCTGCTCAATCTCGAAACGGTGACGGTGAGCAATACCAACCGCATCGCGGACCGGACGTTCGGCCAGATCGTCGCGCGCAATGTCGCGGTCGAAACGCTCACCGATCCCGCGCCACCCGCGATCGGCACGGCGACGGGCGAAGAAGTGAATGGCGGGCGGATCTGGCAATGGACGCGGATCACGGGACCGTCACCCGAGGCGCGAATCCTGCAGATCGAAATCGCGGTCGTCGACGAAGCCGGCGATCGCGCCGCGGATCTCACCATCTTCCGGTTTGCGGCACAATGA
- the gspJ gene encoding type II secretion system minor pseudopilin GspJ, translating into MTGRRVSEGGFTLVELMVALFIFGILSAAGVALLRFSVDSQTASSEALADMGAIRRLNAALTNDLGQIAPRPARDVAGQRQNAFYGGGGADGDLLISFVRRGWSNYNGEARSSLQKVDYRLVDGVLERRAYPYVDGADALSSARLVSGIESIALRYRSEGEWRDRWDPTLATELPDAVELIVEIEGLGPLRQLFQTGATA; encoded by the coding sequence ATGACGGGGCGGCGTGTTTCCGAGGGCGGTTTCACGCTCGTGGAGCTGATGGTGGCGCTGTTCATCTTCGGCATCCTTTCGGCCGCCGGGGTGGCACTGCTCCGTTTCAGCGTGGACTCGCAAACAGCCTCTAGCGAAGCGCTGGCCGATATGGGCGCGATTCGCAGGTTGAACGCGGCGCTGACCAACGATCTCGGCCAGATCGCGCCTCGCCCCGCGCGCGACGTCGCCGGCCAGCGGCAGAACGCCTTTTACGGCGGCGGCGGTGCGGACGGCGACCTGCTGATCAGCTTCGTGCGGCGCGGCTGGAGCAATTATAACGGTGAAGCGCGCTCCTCGCTCCAGAAAGTCGACTACCGGCTCGTCGACGGCGTGCTCGAGCGCCGCGCTTATCCTTATGTCGACGGTGCCGATGCCTTGTCGTCGGCGCGCCTCGTTTCGGGGATCGAGAGTATCGCGCTCCGCTATCGCAGCGAGGGCGAGTGGCGCGACCGCTGGGACCCGACATTGGCGACCGAGCTGCCCGATGCCGTCGAACTGATCGTCGAGATCGAAGGGCTGGGTCCGCTCCGCCAGCTGTTTCAGACGGGGGCAACGGCGTGA
- the gspK gene encoding type II secretion system minor pseudopilin GspK, which translates to MLAVLLLVAIMAALAAASLERLQLATRLAGNIAALDQSRAFATGAESLAVLRINDLLARDIGKTTLAGGWLGEETALPLPGGGAALARMWDGSNCFNLNSVARGEEPTALTVDQVGVIQFSALMTALQIPRGDAERIAWSLADWIDADSIPARQGNEDRSYGNADAPYRTGNTLLAEVSELRAVAGVTPAYYERMRPWLCALPTTELSPINVNTLLPEQAPLIAMLLPNRLDANGARQAIAARPETGWNSIADFWNQPVLANQEPMSEVIGQPQIRTRYFRLELDVRLGDVDMQQSALIDASTAPARVVSRRWGRDE; encoded by the coding sequence TTGCTCGCCGTGCTGTTGCTCGTCGCGATCATGGCGGCGCTCGCGGCGGCTTCGCTCGAACGGTTGCAACTGGCGACGCGGCTGGCGGGCAATATCGCGGCGCTCGATCAGTCCCGCGCTTTTGCGACCGGTGCTGAATCGCTCGCCGTGCTGCGGATCAACGATCTGCTGGCGCGCGATATCGGCAAGACGACCCTGGCCGGCGGATGGCTCGGAGAGGAGACCGCGCTGCCGCTTCCCGGCGGCGGCGCGGCGCTGGCGCGGATGTGGGATGGCAGCAACTGTTTCAATCTGAACAGCGTGGCGCGCGGCGAGGAGCCGACAGCGTTGACCGTCGATCAGGTCGGCGTCATCCAGTTCAGCGCGCTGATGACGGCCCTCCAGATCCCGCGCGGCGATGCGGAGCGGATCGCCTGGTCGCTGGCCGACTGGATCGACGCGGATTCGATTCCCGCACGTCAGGGCAATGAGGACCGCAGCTACGGTAACGCCGATGCGCCCTATCGAACGGGCAATACGCTGCTCGCCGAAGTCAGCGAGTTGCGCGCGGTTGCGGGTGTCACGCCCGCCTATTATGAGCGGATGCGTCCTTGGCTCTGCGCGCTGCCAACCACCGAATTGTCGCCGATCAACGTCAACACCCTGCTTCCGGAACAGGCCCCGCTTATCGCCATGCTCTTGCCCAACCGCCTCGATGCAAACGGCGCCCGCCAGGCAATCGCCGCGCGCCCCGAGACGGGTTGGAATTCGATCGCCGATTTCTGGAACCAGCCGGTCCTCGCCAACCAGGAGCCGATGAGCGAAGTGATCGGCCAGCCGCAAATCCGCACGCGCTACTTCCGACTCGAACTCGATGTGCGGCTTGGCGATGTGGATATGCAGCAATCGGCACTGATCGATGCGAGCACGGCGCCGGCCAGGGTCGTGTCGCGGCGCTGGGGGCGCGACGAATGA
- the gspL gene encoding type II secretion system protein GspL yields the protein MSEARFLLLFLGAEPGWIRIADGRSVVRQAGFDALPVQDDEREENEAETTILVVPGSDVVIHWAEIPAGLAPAQAIAAARIMASEVSADPLDIQHVTISRPEEDDERCLAIVSRASMDAWLAEAAALGVDPDGIVPEPLLLVPPETGVRTFRRAGLDTVRGPKRAFAAEPELAAILLADEAIEPLTAEDFERELGGVLADAPLNLRQGDYAKRRRWKIDANYVRRVALLAATILLVTLLIQLTMIARYSFAADALEREIAERARDAIPGTIKIVDPDAQLRDRLASLGGGPGYGELANAAFGAIRDTAGVELQAMIYDANNNLQLTAAAPGQPELTALQQRMIAAGLLVTQGTVRDGGGRQIAEFTVTAP from the coding sequence ATGAGCGAGGCGCGCTTCCTTCTGCTGTTTCTCGGTGCGGAGCCGGGCTGGATCCGCATCGCCGACGGCCGGAGCGTCGTCCGTCAGGCAGGATTCGACGCGCTTCCCGTGCAGGACGACGAGCGAGAGGAAAATGAGGCCGAAACGACGATACTCGTCGTGCCCGGTAGCGATGTCGTGATCCATTGGGCCGAGATCCCGGCCGGATTGGCACCGGCCCAGGCAATTGCAGCGGCCCGGATCATGGCCAGCGAGGTCAGCGCCGATCCGCTCGATATTCAGCATGTTACGATCAGCCGTCCCGAAGAGGACGACGAACGCTGTCTCGCCATCGTTTCGCGGGCGAGTATGGATGCCTGGCTTGCCGAGGCCGCGGCGCTGGGCGTCGATCCGGACGGGATCGTGCCCGAACCGCTTCTGCTCGTGCCGCCCGAAACCGGAGTACGGACCTTCCGCCGCGCCGGACTCGATACGGTGCGCGGGCCGAAACGCGCTTTCGCCGCCGAGCCCGAGCTCGCCGCGATCCTGCTCGCCGATGAGGCGATCGAACCGCTGACCGCGGAGGATTTCGAACGCGAACTTGGCGGCGTCCTCGCCGATGCGCCGCTCAATCTGCGTCAAGGTGATTATGCCAAACGCAGGCGCTGGAAGATCGATGCGAATTATGTGCGGCGCGTGGCGCTCCTCGCCGCGACGATTCTGCTCGTCACCTTGCTGATCCAGTTGACGATGATCGCGCGTTACAGCTTTGCCGCCGATGCGCTGGAGCGGGAGATCGCCGAGCGCGCACGCGACGCGATTCCCGGGACCATCAAGATTGTCGATCCTGATGCACAATTGCGCGACCGGCTCGCCAGCCTGGGCGGCGGGCCCGGCTATGGCGAACTGGCCAATGCGGCGTTCGGCGCGATTCGCGATACGGCAGGAGTGGAGCTGCAGGCGATGATTTACGATGCCAACAACAATCTGCAGCTGACCGCTGCCGCGCCCGGTCAACCGGAGCTGACGGCCCTTCAGCAACGCATGATCGCAGCCGGGCTGTTGGTGACCCAGGGCACGGTGCGCGATGGCGGCGGCCGCCAGATCGCCGAATTCACGGTGACGGCGCCATGA
- the gspM gene encoding type II secretion system protein GspM, whose product MIDRFNSWWKTRTARERWLIGVAGGLAALVLSWLLIVRPIDLMRESAKARHYAAVIALGRVEARLDAIEMVAANPRTRVPGRISDVVTAEAVRVGFNAARTEPAGTDGVRVIIGAARPQTFFAWVADLETRLGLDVDALTARPNADETLSVDVTFRRGGQG is encoded by the coding sequence ATGATCGATCGGTTCAACAGCTGGTGGAAAACCCGCACGGCGCGCGAACGCTGGCTGATCGGCGTTGCGGGTGGGTTGGCCGCCCTGGTGCTGAGCTGGCTGCTGATCGTGCGGCCGATCGACCTGATGCGCGAATCGGCGAAAGCGCGGCACTACGCGGCCGTGATTGCTTTGGGCCGCGTCGAAGCGCGACTGGACGCTATTGAGATGGTTGCCGCGAACCCGCGGACGCGTGTTCCGGGCCGGATCAGCGATGTCGTGACGGCCGAGGCGGTTCGCGTCGGGTTTAACGCCGCCCGGACCGAACCGGCCGGAACGGACGGGGTGCGTGTGATCATCGGCGCGGCCCGCCCCCAGACCTTCTTCGCCTGGGTCGCCGATCTCGAAACCCGGTTGGGGCTCGATGTCGACGCGCTGACCGCGCGGCCCAATGCCGACGAGACCCTGTCGGTCGATGTGACGTTCCGCCGGGGAGGGCAGGGCTGA
- the gspN gene encoding type II secretion system protein N, with protein MRIALPMGRTLFFACIFLLAILVLIPMRLGLDWLGMDERGIAAREAAGSVWNGRLVEAQFGDAAVGDVDAGLGFFPLLVGRARVAMARSGTDAGDFGDFRGAMSVSGGEFGFDDMQASLPVALLFAPLPMTALELEDVTVHFDNGLCSEAEGPVRARIAGDLGGVALPDTVMGNAQCDEGELLLPLMSQSGMEQLEIRIGASGAYLAEFRVAAVDDNARERLTLAGFAPGPNGYALTIQGEF; from the coding sequence ATGCGGATTGCGCTTCCGATGGGGCGGACGCTGTTCTTCGCCTGCATTTTCCTGCTCGCGATCCTGGTGCTGATCCCGATGCGGCTTGGGCTCGACTGGCTAGGCATGGACGAGCGCGGCATCGCAGCGCGCGAGGCAGCGGGCAGCGTCTGGAATGGCCGGCTGGTCGAGGCGCAGTTCGGCGATGCGGCAGTAGGCGATGTCGATGCCGGGCTCGGTTTCTTTCCGCTGCTGGTCGGCCGGGCGAGGGTCGCCATGGCGCGCAGCGGGACGGACGCCGGCGATTTCGGCGATTTTCGCGGCGCGATGAGCGTATCGGGCGGCGAGTTCGGGTTCGACGATATGCAGGCGTCGCTGCCGGTCGCTTTGTTGTTCGCGCCGCTGCCGATGACGGCGCTCGAACTGGAGGATGTGACGGTCCATTTCGATAACGGTCTGTGTTCGGAAGCCGAAGGGCCGGTGCGCGCGCGGATCGCCGGCGACCTGGGCGGCGTCGCGCTGCCCGATACGGTGATGGGCAATGCGCAATGCGACGAGGGCGAGTTGCTATTGCCGCTGATGAGCCAGAGCGGGATGGAGCAGCTCGAGATCCGCATCGGCGCGAGCGGTGCCTATCTAGCAGAGTTTCGCGTGGCGGCGGTCGACGACAATGCGCGCGAGCGACTCACGCTTGCCGGGTTTGCGCCCGGGCCCAACGGCTATGCGCTGACGATTCAGGGCGAATTCTGA
- a CDS encoding XdhC family protein → MNRIIARQREWREAQLAVATVIRTWGSAPRPAGSHMLIHEDGRFEGSVSGGCVEGEILHAAADVIANGRFRLLRFGVEDETAWQAGLPCGGEIEILVQPVGPNGFPPELFARIDEARRNGKTISAATDLDTGITRLAAADDDKLWINRYAPPRKLLIVGAVQIAQSLARIAAEIDIAPVVVDPRAAFLTADRFPDVERDARWPDEAVAARAPTNRTAIVVLSHDPKIDDPALTAALNSPAAYIAALGSRKSHAARLERLRLQGFTDDDLARIDGPAGLDIGSAGPAEIALSIAAAMVAAFAQNSP, encoded by the coding sequence ATGAACCGCATTATCGCGCGGCAAAGGGAATGGCGGGAAGCCCAGCTTGCCGTAGCGACCGTCATCCGTACCTGGGGTTCGGCGCCGCGACCAGCGGGTAGCCATATGCTGATTCACGAGGATGGGCGCTTCGAGGGATCGGTGTCGGGCGGATGCGTCGAGGGCGAGATTCTCCACGCGGCGGCTGACGTTATAGCCAACGGCCGATTCCGCCTGTTGCGCTTCGGCGTGGAGGATGAAACCGCCTGGCAGGCCGGGCTGCCCTGTGGCGGCGAGATCGAGATTCTGGTCCAGCCCGTCGGGCCGAACGGTTTTCCGCCGGAGCTGTTTGCCCGGATCGACGAGGCCCGGCGCAACGGCAAAACGATCTCGGCGGCAACCGATCTGGATACAGGGATCACGCGGCTGGCCGCTGCGGACGACGATAAGCTCTGGATCAACCGCTATGCGCCGCCCCGCAAGCTGCTGATCGTCGGCGCGGTCCAGATTGCCCAGTCGCTAGCCCGGATCGCCGCCGAGATCGATATCGCCCCGGTCGTCGTCGATCCGCGCGCAGCCTTCCTGACGGCCGACCGTTTTCCCGATGTCGAACGCGATGCGCGCTGGCCCGACGAAGCGGTCGCCGCACGCGCGCCCACGAACCGCACTGCCATCGTAGTGCTCAGCCATGATCCCAAGATCGACGATCCGGCGCTGACTGCCGCGCTGAACTCGCCGGCCGCCTATATCGCCGCGCTCGGCTCGCGCAAAAGCCATGCGGCGCGGCTCGAACGGCTGCGCCTGCAGGGTTTTACCGATGACGATCTGGCGCGGATCGACGGTCCGGCGGGCCTCGATATCGGCAGCGCCGGCCCGGCGGAAATCGCACTCTCCATCGCCGCGGCGATGGTCGCGGCCTTCGCTCAGAATTCGCCCTGA
- a CDS encoding crotonase/enoyl-CoA hydratase family protein → MTDRVTIAIDDEGVADVRLNRPDKMNALDPAMFDGIIDAIERLEGEAGVRAVVLSGEGRAFCAGLDMASFAGMAQKSADNDDGDEPKSDGLMARTYGDANKFQQVAWGWHTLPVPVIAAVHGVAFGGGFQIACGADIRITAPDTRHAIMEMKWGLVPDMAGIPIVRNLARDDVVRELCYTARIFDGAEALDHGFATRLSDDPHADAMELAHEIAAKSPDAVRANKRLLNMSRDQHAPEILLEESREQAGVIGRPNQIEAVMAGMAKRPGNFKDVA, encoded by the coding sequence ATGACCGATCGCGTGACCATTGCCATCGACGACGAGGGTGTCGCCGATGTGCGTCTCAACCGTCCCGACAAGATGAATGCGCTCGATCCGGCGATGTTCGACGGGATCATCGACGCCATCGAGCGGCTCGAAGGCGAGGCAGGCGTGCGGGCGGTGGTGCTGTCCGGCGAGGGCCGGGCTTTCTGCGCCGGGCTCGATATGGCGAGCTTTGCCGGCATGGCGCAGAAGAGCGCGGATAATGACGATGGCGACGAGCCGAAATCGGACGGGCTGATGGCGCGCACCTATGGCGATGCCAACAAGTTCCAGCAGGTGGCCTGGGGCTGGCATACGTTGCCGGTTCCCGTCATCGCGGCGGTGCACGGTGTAGCGTTCGGCGGCGGGTTCCAGATCGCCTGCGGGGCCGATATCCGGATCACCGCGCCCGACACGCGCCACGCGATCATGGAGATGAAATGGGGCCTGGTGCCCGATATGGCCGGCATCCCGATCGTCCGGAACTTGGCGCGAGACGATGTGGTGCGCGAGCTTTGCTACACGGCGCGGATCTTCGACGGCGCCGAAGCGCTGGACCATGGTTTCGCCACAAGGCTGTCCGACGATCCGCATGCCGATGCGATGGAACTCGCGCACGAAATCGCCGCTAAGAGCCCCGATGCCGTGCGCGCCAACAAGCGCCTCCTTAACATGTCGCGGGACCAGCACGCGCCGGAAATCCTGCTCGAGGAATCGCGCGAACAGGCGGGCGTGATCGGCCGTCCCAACCAGATCGAGGCCGTGATGGCCGGCATGGCGAAGCGCCCCGGCAACTTCAAGGATGTCGCATAG
- a CDS encoding zinc-dependent alcohol dehydrogenase family protein, producing MKAATLKKPGGLDNIVIADRAQPEAGLGEILVKVGANSLNYHDYVVALGGIPTVDGRILMSDGAGEVAAVGEGVSGWKTGDHALSVFFPGWRDGPGENEKRLGVPGDHADGFAAEYVAAPASAFTKMPKDYSFTEAATLPCAALTAWRALFVSAQTKPGDIVLVQGSGGVSIFALQFAKAAGATVIATSSSGKKLERLTELGADHVINYKEEPDWGKAALAWTAGRGVDSVVEIGGPGTLTQSIHACRTGGHIGLIGVLTGLSGEVPTALFFQKNLVMTGITVGSHADQRDMIAAIDTNGIKPVIDSHFPLEGLADAFQHQAAQKHFGKIVIDIPG from the coding sequence ATGAAGGCCGCAACCCTCAAGAAGCCCGGCGGGCTCGACAATATCGTCATCGCGGACCGCGCCCAGCCCGAGGCCGGGCTCGGTGAGATCCTTGTGAAAGTCGGCGCCAATTCGCTCAACTATCATGACTATGTCGTCGCGCTGGGCGGCATCCCGACCGTCGATGGCCGGATCCTGATGTCGGACGGCGCGGGCGAAGTCGCCGCGGTCGGAGAGGGCGTTTCCGGTTGGAAGACCGGCGATCATGCCCTGTCGGTCTTTTTCCCGGGCTGGCGCGACGGGCCGGGCGAGAACGAAAAGCGGCTTGGCGTGCCGGGCGACCATGCCGACGGCTTTGCCGCGGAATATGTGGCTGCGCCGGCCAGCGCGTTCACGAAAATGCCGAAGGATTACAGCTTCACCGAGGCGGCGACCCTGCCCTGTGCGGCGCTGACGGCCTGGCGCGCGCTGTTCGTTTCCGCCCAGACCAAGCCCGGCGATATCGTGCTCGTGCAGGGTTCGGGCGGGGTGTCGATATTCGCACTGCAATTCGCCAAGGCGGCGGGAGCGACGGTGATCGCGACATCCTCGTCGGGCAAGAAGCTGGAGCGGCTGACCGAACTCGGCGCGGATCATGTCATCAACTACAAGGAGGAGCCGGATTGGGGTAAAGCCGCGCTCGCCTGGACTGCGGGTCGTGGCGTCGATTCGGTCGTCGAGATCGGCGGGCCCGGGACGTTGACCCAATCCATCCATGCCTGCCGCACCGGCGGTCATATCGGACTGATCGGCGTGCTGACCGGCCTCTCCGGCGAAGTGCCGACCGCGCTCTTCTTCCAGAAGAATCTGGTGATGACGGGAATCACGGTCGGCAGCCATGCCGACCAGCGCGACATGATCGCGGCCATCGACACGAACGGAATCAAGCCGGTGATCGACAGCCATTTTCCGCTGGAGGGGTTGGCGGATGCCTTCCAGCATCAGGCGGCGCAAAAGCATTTCGGGAAGATCGTAATCGACATTCCAGGCTGA